tgtgggtgagacttttgattggataatttccatgcaggtgttatgccacccattcagggtgggtctgaattaaatctctggggccatataaaagagctaacTAAATGAAGGAACTctgagcagctaagagtgacattttggagggcaactgagagagacattttggagatggccactgaaagcaggcTTATGCTAgtgtggagaagctaagagaggacaaaatgccccaggaaCAACatgttgaagaatgcacaggatctgggagaggagcaggaacataacctgggatcagcagatgccagccacgtgcctttccagctaacaggtttcccGGActtcattggccttccttcagtgaaggtatacttgcgttgatgccttaatttggacattttcttggccttcagactgtagctttgtaaccaaataaaccccaaataagccaatccatttctgatattttgcataatggcagcattagcaaaccagaacaagaacaagtgttggagagaattcagagaaattggaactctagtccattgttggtgggaatgtaaaatgttacagccactgtgaaaagcaaaatgacagttcctcaaaaagttaagtacagaattaccataagacccagaaattccatttctagatataaacccaaagagaatgaaaacatggtCTCAGACAGATAGTTGTACACCAGTATTTATAGCAGCATAATATACAAAAgccaaatgtggaaacaacctaagcatCCATCAGAAAATgtatggataagcaaaatgtggtacttAGACACAGtggagttttttttaaattcagttttattgacgtatattcacataccatacaatcatccatggtgtacaatcaactgttcacagtaccatcttatatttgtgcattcatcatcccaatctatttttgaacattttccttacaccagaaagaatcagaatcagaataaaaaaataaaaataaaaaaagaacatccaaatcaccccccccatcccaccctatttttcatttaggttttgtccccatttttctactcagccatccatgcactggataaagggagtgcgatccacagggttttcacaatcacactgtcaccccttataagctacattgttatacagtcatcttcaagaatcaaggctactggattggagtttggtggtttcaggtatttacttctagctattccaatatattaaaacctaaaagtgttatctatgtagtgtgtaagaatgtccaccagagtgacatctcgactccatttgaaatctctcagccactgagactattttgtttcatttcgcatcacccttttggtcaagaagacgttctcaatcccacgatgccaggtccagattcatccccgggcgtcatatcctgcattgccagggagatttacacacctggaagtcaggtcccacgtaggtgggagggcagcgagatcacccacaaagctggcttagttagagagggccacatatgagcaacaaaaaggcactcaggaggagactcttagttAGGCACAagcataagcaggtttagcctctcagTGGAGTAAATTTTgatcataagaaaaaatgaagttctgagacatgctgcaacatggaagaaccttgaaaacatgaggctcagtgaaataagcaagacacataagaacaaaggTTGTTTGATGTAACTGATAGGTGATATCTAAAATAGCAAATCTgtggagacagaaaatagattagaggttatcaagGGATAGGTATTGGGGGAAGGGAGAGTGTATGTTGGGTGGGTATAGAgtatgtgtaatttttttttaaaaatcatatatgtTCCTTCAACTCTGCCTTCTGTCATTCATTATCTTCACTTCTTCTCTGTGTCATCCCATTGGAGTCAGAGTCCCAGTGTCACAATTCCACTGAAAGTGCTTCTTCCAAGGCTCTCGAATACTCAATTCAATGGGCATAATTCATGCCTTATCTTACTGACCTCTCTGCGTAGCCTTTGACATTGCTTGTCATTTCTAAAAAACTTCTTTAATTGAATCTTTGTAATCGCCTGTACCTACCTCTCAAATCCTACATATTAATGTTCCCCAAAGTGCTGTCCCTTTCCCTCTTCAAACCCTTCATGTTCTTCTTGAATGATCTCACCCAAACTGCTTTAATACCACCTCCCCTATCTGCAACTCTACCCAAAACCTTTCTCATGAATACTAGTCCTGTTTAACAACCGGCCTACCAGTACAGTACTGTGGGACTTTATAAACTCTGCATGGCTAAAACTTAATAAGCTTCTTATGAAATTCTGCTCTTTCTCGTCTCCAAATCTTTACCAACATTCATCCACCCACTAAAGTTAGAAAATATGGGAGTTATCCTACACTGTCCCTACTTAATCACTCTCCACACGTGGTCAGTCAGTATcacaaaaattcttttttttttttttttttttgatgcactGTTTTGAGAAGCTATTCCACATAAATTCTTGCAaacttatttcttccttttcatcccTGATACATCATAATCATTTTCAGCAGCCTCATAATTGGTTCCAAAGCTCAGGTGCAATCCCTTTTCAACAGAATTTGATTTTtatgagctttttttttaatgtttcatagCTGGAGTCCacctttattaattattttttctaaaagtgTATGAGTAGCATATTTTCTGAGTCTTTGCTTATCTAATGatgccttttgtttttgttcctaaATACAATTTATCTGGGTATTAAATTTAAGATCAAAGGCCTTTTCTCCTAAGTAGTATAAATGCTGCATAATACAATGAaaagaacatgttttaaaataaaataatcttaaattaTGTTTAAATTTCACAACCCTCTGGCAATGGGAACTTGGTCATATTATTTGTCTGAAATTCAGATTCTTCAAATATACCTATTTCATAGGGCTGATGTTTTAATTAAGGAGAGGAAATGTGTAACACATTGCATGCAATAGACAGAATTAAATGGTAACTATTATTATTAGGTATTGCTTGTAATTCTGGTACTTAGGGCTGCATAAACACTTTGCACCCTAATTGTAATTATTCTTATGTGGTCAACACTTtgttgcttgtttatttgttttgtgtgttctgAACAAAAATAGGACGTTCATTCATGGTTGCAATTCAAAAATTATGCCAGgattttttaaacatgtttattttttattgatttttttcctggaaTTCAATGAGCACTGTGAATTTATATGCAAATTATTCTTCACTGCAGAAAAATTTATtagcaatttttattatttcttattatttattaattgtttcattatttattaatttgattttgCTGGGGACTTTTTTGCAGCTAAGCCTATAATCAATTCTCTAATCTTCATACTTCCTGTCTTTCATCTTctctattataatttatttttctctttgttcatcCCCTCTACATTCTGGGAAAACTATGAACTTTTCTTTATGTCActgatttaattttctgttatatcatttctgctttttttgCTTCTGAAATGGATTTTAACTatgctggttttttgttttttgtttttgtttttttggtttgtttttctgatttccttgaaATCCTTACGTAACCATCTACCTTTTTTCTTGGTGTTGTTCTTTTAACTAATCATGTTTTCTTCTTACGATTTTCTGCTCTCATTTCAAAGAAGCCATGACTTCCTGTATTCTACTGAGTGTGACTACTCATTTTCTAAAACTTGGTATGGACTGCACCTTATGTCAACTTCAGAAGTATTTCCTTCCCACTGGTTTTTAGATTCTGTCTTTTCCCTTGTTCTGCAGTATTGTTCTATTGTTCTCTCtcgtttttatttctttagccatcATTGAATGAGGCCACgtattttctgattttgtatTTATCAATAGACAAATAGTGTCAATCGCCCTTGGTCTGTTGCACATATTCTTGGATAATGGTTAAATCTCTCTTTCAAATCTACAGTTGGAGAGAATATTGATAGAAACAGCTTCTGGAACATTTCTCAATTTATTACAAACATTTACCTAGTTCATCCACATACCACTGAGGCTGCAATTTATCCTACAAAAAATTCCTGTTCTCTACTATTCTGAATTTATAGCTATATAAATTTCTGCAATTCTCAGGGCATATTCTTACTAGGAATTTTTGCCAGCCTCCAGTTCTTGCCATAGTGTTTTGTTTGTGGGAACTACACCTCTTAGGCAATTAATGCTTGATTACTTGACCTTCATTGTAAACTGTCCAGCTGACTgtctgtgattttcttcttttgacaAGATAAACAAAGATAGGATAGAGCTCAGGagtaaaaaaatatagaaatgaaatGACACTATTCTGGTTCTCCCAAAATGTCATAAATGCATGATAGAAAAATAGTAGCTTAATTTTCTGCTTGCTACAATGGATATCCAGTCATTGAACCTCATGGTAGGACACATGAAAATACTATCTCTACTTATGAAGTGAGATTTGAGTGTGCTGTTGAACttcaggatttttatttttctgatcacATTATGGTGTATACATGGTCACATACTTAACACAAGTATATACATGGTCATATACTTGACAAAGACTTCTCCCAAAAGCTAATTTAGTTGATCTATGGATCTTAATTTTCAGTGTTGTTTTTGAGTAAACATTTTCTTCCCTTGTCTTCATAGATATTTTAGTGGGAAGTGAGGAAACAAGGTCTAATGACTAGCCAAATGGCAAAATGAAAAGTCCAGGTGGGGACATTTTtgcttcattcattaatttacattttctttctttgttaaaatgtaataaaaatcagTTCTATTGCTGTTTAGTTAGACATATATTCAGTTGTTTTGTTCATAGGCTTCTTCTGTCATGCATTGGTGTTGACTTTCCCATATTTCTTTGGTGTCATTCTGGTGTCCTTATCACATGTTACTGCAAAGACTTATATTGCAGaaacaacaaagaagaaaaatacagcagAATTTTGAAAGCCtgatagagtttttttttttgttgttttgttttctgtctggAAAATAGTTTTTTTGGAAAAAAGATTGGAGAAGTAACTAGTACAATGTAGACTCTTATTCTAAccagcactgtgctaagtgtCTTCATTTGTGTTTTCCTATTTAAGCCTCTGAAAAAGATGGGGTCTTACTCCATTATTAAAGGCGAAACAAAATGAGCCTCGGAGAAGTCAAGCAAGTTGTTCACAAGGTCATtcaacttttaaattttcaacCCAATCCAGTTTAGATCTGTGTGACTCTTGAGTTGCTGACTTTCCCACCATGCtgtgatgaatttttaaaatatgaaagaattcATGCattcacattttgtttgtcttaAAGCAAGTTCACAACCAGatacaaataataaacaaacTAAGCTGATGACATTTCAAGATCTTTGCTATTTCTGCTTTTGGTTGAAAGACAAAGTTTGGCAAAACAAATAGTTGTGATCTTTTGAAAATCTTTCTAATctgtcagaaaattaaaatatttgagtcATCATTTCTTGCTTGTTAGGTAATAATCtactgtttgaaaatatttgttttgataGCTGGaatccattaaaaataattttgggaaAACAGGCTTCTTGctagaaagaaattgaagaaaagtaATTTTCTGTGCCTATCCTGCCCTCTGGAAATGCTAAGGATCCCTCTCTTTTGTTATACAGGCCAAAAAGTAGTTAACTATAGTTCCCAATGGAGTGTCACACCACTGTGCTCTGCTGGGGAAGAATTGGGATCGAGTTTGTTTTCAGGGAGGCTGGAGTAGAATTAGTATGACTCCGTGGGCAAAATAGGAATTGAAGCAGCAGCCCTAATGTTGGCGAGGAGGCAACACTGAGAAACAATCTCCAGAGTAACTCGAGCAGCTATAGGCTAGTCATTGTTCAGAAATACACAACTTGTAGGAGACAAAGTGAGCTGTAGCATGGGATCATGCCAGGAATTCTGTCTGGAAATGGGACAAGGAAGAACAAGAATGGAAACTAGTGCTGGGGAAATAACACAGAAATGTAAATGAAAGCAAACCCAAACCAGCTGGCTGCATCATTTAGAGGTATGTCTTCCCAGAACAAGTGCTCAGAATTGAGAAAGCAAAGAAATTCTGGATAGTAAGAAGGCTGGTCCAAGGGAACCTATACACACCCACTCCCACTCTCACTATCACCATTATACGCTTACATACAAGCAAGCATATCTTCCAGGGATGTGCTTGTACTTTTATGATTTTAGGAGATGGTCAAAACAGAACAGGTAGCTGGATAGTCTTGTTTAGGCACTATTTTATAAGGATGTCACATTTCTTACAGTGGCTTGCATGCTAATACTCAAGGGGATTGCAAATCTCCATTAGATcttcttctttgaatatttcccCTGAACAATAGCTGAAAGAGGATCTCCGTCTATAGACTTAACAAAGATGTGAAAAGTTTTATGAGAAAAAAGTGCAACCCATATTACagaattaattttagaaaaataagagaGGCATAGATATATAGTGATGGTCTACCATTTGTAGAGTGATCCTGCAATTACATATAGAGAATCTACGTTATTTAATAGACACCTAAGACTTGTGCATAAATAATGCCAAACAATACATAACTTAGATCTATATAAAAGGGTGATTCTGGTATTAACTGTCAATTCCTCCTGATAAAGATAATTGGTGAAATTCTTGGCCATCCACTACTCTTCTTCTCACATTAGTCACAGAGACAATCCACCCTTGCCTGGTCACTTCCTTTTACCaggaaaaatatagaaatcaCAGCTATTTCTGTACTCCTAAGTCAAACTTAAGTGCTCATGTTTAAGTCATAAGAACTAACTTCATCAGTGATGGTTCTCTTGCTTCagctgtgtctttctctctttgctgCATCATAGATTCCTACAAATACAAGGACTTCACTAGGTTGCTTTCTTCTGAGTCAccttttggaaaatgtctataAGAAACCACCTTTTCAGTGCCTCCCTGGAAGGAAGCTTATAGACGTTTCGGAATATTGATAGAGAACATTAAGGCCAAGATCTATGTAGAAAAGAGTCTTCCTTCTTTATACTCTAAAACACTCTGCTCCATGGTTacttaatttgatttaaaatcaAGTATATTCAAGGAGTAAATATTATCCAAGTCAATCTTATTGCAATTTTGCTGTTTAATAGTTTCATGCACTCTGAATTAGCTGGAGGAATTGGGTGAAAAGGAAATCGGCACTTCTCGGTAAGAGATATTTGATAACAGCTATCAAAATTTTAATTGCACATGCCCTGACATTTCTATTTCCATGAATTTGTCCTTATATAAACACTTATGAATTCTTAAAGATACACAAACCCATTTACTACAGCAAAATTTATAagttggaaataatctaaatatcCATAGAGATTTGGGAGTTACCGCTTCTTTGCTATAAAATAATAGgcagttttaaaaaagaatgaggccCACTCTCAGAGCCCAGCGCAGCCACCGCTGCCATGTATTCTGGGGCCAGCGTGCACGCTCAGCAGCTCCTAGTGGAGCAGCTGGAGCTGGAAGGCGACTTGGAGAGAATGGAGGTCTCTCAGGCAGCTGCAGAGCTTCAACAGCACTGTGTGCCGAATGCCTGCAAGGACTGCCTGCTGGTTGGGGTATCAGACGGAAGCAGCTCCTTTCGGGAGCCCATATCCTGCACTTTACTTTGAAGATTGTAGGGAAGAAGTTCATTGAGGAATGCCTTCAAGCACAAAGTGATGAACGACTGTCTCCAAGTTGCAGGAAAACTCTTTTTTCTAGCCAAACAACTTTTAGATAATCGAGACCTTTCCTGTGGCTTGGTCCTATAGCCAAAATTCTACAGAAATTGATGGATTTCTGCTGAAATAAGGAAactgtgtgttccagtttgttaatgctgctgttttgcaaaacaccagaaatggactggtttttataaagggggtttatttggttacaaagttacagtcttaaggccataaggtgtccgaggtaaggcatcaacaatagggtaccttcactggagaacacCGATAGcaactggaaaacctctgttagctgggaaggcacatggctggcatttgcttgctcccaggttgtgtttcaaaatggcgttctccaaaacatTAGTGCCAGCCTTCAatggctctcttcaaaatgtgtctcccggcagcagcagcaagctccttctgtctgagctcttatagggccccagtaaactaatcaatacccaaactgaatgagtgtGGTCACACCTCtatagaaacaatctaatcaaaggtttagccacagctgggtgggtcacgtctccatggaaacaacctaatccaaagattccaacctagtcaatactaatacatctgcccccacaagattgcatcaaagaacatggcattttgggggacataagacatccaaactagcacactggGTGAAAGATGGATGTTTTAAATAATGATGACCTGGATCTTCTGGCAAAATGCTTtgtacttaaaaacaaaaatcctacCAGCAAATATATCCAACTACACCTCTTTCATAAGTTAATTGCCAGTGTTTCTATACCTCTGTGCTGgttcgaatgtattatgtccccccaaatgccattatctttgatgcaattttgtgagggcagacatttgTGTTAAGTTGGAAcgtgtggattaggttgtttccctggagatgcgcaccacccaactgtgggtgataactctgactgggtactttccatggtggtgtggccccacccattcagcatgggccttgattagtttactagggccctataaaagctcatacagaaggagcgagcttactacagccaagagggacaattaaagaatgcacagaagctgagagagtagttgcagatgagagacagtttgaagacggccattgaaagcagactcttgctctggagaagctaagagaggacaaatgccccaagagcaactgagagtgacattttggagaagagctgtggcctagagaggaacgtcctgggagaacgccattttgaaaccagaacttggagcagatgcaagccacgtgccttctcagctaacagaggtttgccagacaccattggccatcctccagtgaaggcacccaattgttgatgcattaacttggacattttatgttcttaagactgtaaccatgtagccaaataagccccctttataaaagccaatccatttctggtgttttgcatcccagcagcattagcaaactagaacaacctgaaatactgtgtgtgttttatttactGGATGTTTGCattttaggaaggaaaaaaacacttttgtttttaaaaaattaaatatttgtaatttgttgTTCCTAACATTTTTATACCATAAAAAATTGTTCTTACCTCATAAACTTAGTTGCTACATGAAGATAAGCAATTGTAATATTGAGGGGAAGGATAGGCTTTACTAATCAGACGATATCTTGATTTTTCTAAAtaagacttttatttttaaaaactaaacatggGAGCTGTTTCTGGCAAACTTTTTTGGGAAAGATTTATGTTGCCCCATCCTGTGTATGAAGCAGATTTGATTTTTGTCTTCTCAagttcctctatttttttattgtgctttAACAAATGCCACATTATTTCATGTCTTTAataaagtcttaaaatgtagcctatattcaaatgtttaaaaacaaagtaatgtGAAAATATTATAGCCTCAAAGATTTCTTAATGTTacagtgttttattttgatgatgtACCTTCAGTTTGATTTgggacactttttaaaaagatactttgTGTTTGTAATAATCTCtgaagaatttggaaataaaatttctgcttacttaaaaaaaatggatgaggtAGATTCTGTAAGAGTTGATATAAAAAGTTTCtgtttagtttcccagctgctaaaaaaaaataccacacaatgggtatGGCTCACGATTTCAAACTTTGAAAGGCTTGCTTACTCCTAGAGTCAGTATCTTCTGAGTGGCCAACAATCTTTGGGGTGCCTTAGCTTTTCCATCACGTGGCAGTACATATGGAagtgccttttcctttctctttcaggttccattgaatttcagcttccaGCTGATTCCCACGTGTCCGGCTGCTTcactttctgtgtccaatttcttttgtttataaggAGTTCAGCtgtattggattaaagcccaccttcACTCAGTTTTGATactccttaactaataacatttttaaaggttctatttgcagatggcttcacacccacaagaccagggattgggatctgaacatgccttttgtggggggacacaattcaatcctcAACAGATagccaaaatatattaaataaagaaTCAAGTCATAGgttattatatataatacaatCACAGTTGTGTTTAAACATATATGCCTTTGTAAATGCTTACATAGGCAT
Above is a window of Choloepus didactylus isolate mChoDid1 chromosome 8, mChoDid1.pri, whole genome shotgun sequence DNA encoding:
- the LOC119543469 gene encoding guanine nucleotide-binding protein G(I)/G(S)/G(O) subunit gamma-10-like, with the protein product MYSGASVHAQQLLVEQLELEGDLERMEVSQAAAELQQHCVPNACKDCLLVGVSDGSSSFREPISCTLL